In Anopheles gambiae chromosome 2, idAnoGambNW_F1_1, whole genome shotgun sequence, a single window of DNA contains:
- the LOC133391104 gene encoding uncharacterized protein LOC133391104, producing the protein MDNNEQDECDEVIESSQVPKLRSKIRLTRPDYRTMLKPVEKEKRDRKDKKKPPKRIRDNKSVSQCLREAWTLPNKAALPTTTSATTTKINKQQQQADEQPDEEYINIATQQEPSQAAVDIQAIPSVSLFDRQQDVLARYIFNETTEAQIDRQLQQLLDGFQAEYESKCAELEGSPPPGVLPGEHATNDEALQATCLPGTSVKPLATIRNDSPTGALSPPLLADSEPFIMPDFSKEIAQLEDMMELDSPCRANRSQRPVPELDLLVPIVEIREELPKVVQQAVVPTVTGYACLDLSVQREKLDHVNRVPTAMSIDEECTRANLVRPAYVPAVPVAAVPPNSPRFDDIFDLRVSKPWKARSTAVTTAPSKSACKPLADTVELGTQTRWQRRNVGIQHRPLASFDFTDRNLIVLAQALEADPARLWCKMRSVVKSSAQPIWRARDLAAVFSLADPYYANLKHFQ; encoded by the exons ATGGACAACAACGAACAAG ATGAATGTGACGAGGTCATTGAATCGTCCCAAGTCCCAAAGCTTCGATCAAAAATTCGTCTAACACGACCAGACTATCGCACCATGTTAAAACCGGTAGAAAAGGAGAAACGGGACAGAAAAGACAAAAAGAAACCACCCAAACGGATACGGGACAACAAAAGCGTTTCGCAATGTCTTCGGGAAGCGTGGACACTGCCTAATAAAGCCGCCTTGCCCACTACCACCAGTGCCACCACaaccaaaatcaacaaacagcagcagcaagcagatGAACAGCCCGATGAAGAATACATAAATATCGCCACCCAGCAAGAGCCTTCGCAAGCGGCCGTTGACATTCAAGCCATTCCGTCGGTGAGTTTGTTCGACCGGCAGCAGGATGTGTTGGCACGGTACATCTTCAACGAAACGACAGAGGCACAGATCGACCGCCAGCTGCAGCAGTTGCTGGACGGGTTTCAGGCGGAGTACGAGAGTAAGTGTGCCGAGCTGGAGGGTTCACCGCCGCCGGGAGTGCTGCCGGGCGAGCATGCTACTAACGATGAAGCACTACAGGCGACATGTTTGCCCGGTACGAGTGTCAAACCACTTGCAACGATACGGAATGATTCACCAACCGGTGCTTTATCGCCTCCACTACTAGCAGACAGTGAACCGTTCATAATGCCTGACTTTAGTAAGGAGATTGCTCAGCTGGAAGACATGATGGAATTGGATAGCCCTTGTCGAGCGAATCGATCACAGCGGCCTGTTCCCGAGCTGGATTTACTTGTTCCCATCGTTGAAATACGGGAAGAGCTTCCAAAAGTCGTGCAACAAGCGGTTGTTCCTACGGTTACCGGCTACGCTTGCCTCGATCTGTCGGTACAGAGGGAAAAATTAGATCACGTGAATCGTGTACCAACCGCCATGAGCATCGATGAGGAATGTACAAGGGCAAATCTAGTTCGACCAGCCTACGTACCGGCAGTtcctgtggcggcggttccaCCAAACTCACCACGCTTCGATGACATTTTCGACCTTCGCGTTTCAAAACCCTGGAAGGCTCGTTCGACGGCCGTTACGACGGCTCCTTCCAAATCTGCCTGCAAACCGCTCGCCGACACGGTTGAGCTCGGTACACAGACCAGATGGCAGCGGCGAAACGTTGGCATTCAGCATCGTCCGCTTGCTTCGTTCGATTTCACCGATCGTAACCTGATCGTGCTGGCACAGGCACTCGAAGCCGATCCGGCCCGGCTGTGGTGTAAAATGCGAAGCGTTGTGAAATCGTCCGCCCAACCGATCTGGCGAGCGCGCGATCTTGCGGCAGTATTTTCCCTGGCCGATCCTTACTATGCgaatttgaaacatttccaATGA
- the LOC1277116 gene encoding charged multivesicular body protein 1B2 produces MSAMEKHLFNLKFAVKELERNAKKCEKEEKAEILKTKKAIQKGNTEVARIHAENAIRQKSQSLNYLRMSARVDAVASRVQTALTTRNVTNSMAGVVKAMDAAMKGMNLEKISGLMDKFESQFEDLDVQSSYMENTMSQTTTTAVPQNDVESLMQRVADEAGLELNMELPSGPSSVAIGASTQASTEQDELTARLARLRQAE; encoded by the exons ATGTCGGCCATGGAGA AACACTTGTTTAATCTTAAATTTGCAGTGAAGGAGCTGGAGCGGAACGCGAAAAAGTGcgagaaggaagaaaaggcGGAAATACTGAAGACAAAGAAAGCGATCCAGAAGGGCAACACGGAGGTGGCCCGCATCCACGCCGAAAACGCGATCCGACAGAAGAGCCAATCGCTCAACTATCTGCGCATGAGTGCGCGGGTCGATGCGGTGGCCAGCCGGGTGCAGACCGCGCTCACCACCCGCAACGTGACGAACTCGATGGCGGGCGTGGTGAAAGCGATGGATGCGGCGATGAAGGGCATGAACCTGGAGAAGATTTCCGGCCTGATGGACAAGTTCGAGTCACAGTTCGAGGATCTGGACGTGCAGAGCTCGTACATGGAGAACACCATGTcgcagacgacgacgacggccgtGCCGCAGAACGACGTGGAATCGCTGATGCAGCGAGTTGCGGACGAGGCTGG CCTTGAACTCAACATGGAACTTCCATCCGGACCGTCATCGGTCGCAATCGGTGCCTCGACGCAAGCATCCACGGAACAGGATGAGCTCACCGCACGTCTGGCACGTTTGCGACAGGCCGAataa